The sequence GCTGTGCCTGGCGCTGGCCAACGCCAGCGCCGGATTGTCGGGCGCGCTGACCGTGCAGTCCCAGGGCTTCTCCGACTCATCGACCGGCACGGGCACGCTGCTGGCGGGCGTGGGCGCGGTGATGCTGGGTGAGCTGATCGCCCGGCCGGGCGGGGCGTCCCGGGTCGGCCGGGTGATCGCCGCCGTGGTCGCCGGCACGTTGCTGTACCGGTTCATCCTGGTCGGCGCGCTGCGGGCCGGGTTGCAGGCGACCGACCTGTCCGGCATCACCGCGCTCACCCTGGTCGCGGCGGTCGCGCTCAACCGTTATCTGCCCGAGGTCGGCCGGGTACTCGGCCGGCTCGGCACGGCTGGCCGCGCCGGTACACAGGCGCCGGCGGTGGGCGGCCCGCACATCGCCGAGGTGGCGGGTGGCCGGCCGGCGCCCGACGACGGGCCGACGATCCCCCCTGCGCGCGAGCCCGCCACCGCCGGGCGGGCCTCGGCCTCAGCGACGATGAAGGAGGCTGGCTGATGCTGAGACTGGACGGTGTGCGCCTGGTCCACGGCGCGGGCACCCCGACGGAGGTCGTCGCGCTCGACCACGTCGACCTGGAGATCCCGGCTGGTCAGTTCGTCACCGTCGTCGGGAGCAACGGCGCCGGCAAGAGCAGCCTGGTCAACGTGGTGGCCGGGGTCTACCGGCCGACCCGGGGGCGGGTGCTGCTCGGCGGCCGGGACGTGACGCGGCTGGCGGTCCACGCCCGCGCCGGCGCGGTGGCCCGCGTCTTCGACGACCCGCTCGCGGGCACCGCCCCCGATCTCTCCCTGGCCGACAACCTCGCTCTCGCCGCCGCCCGCGGCCGCCGGCGGCGGCTGTCGCCCGCCGTCACCCCAGGCCGGCGCGCTGGCATGCGCGAGGACCTCGCCGTGCTCGGCCTGGGCCTGGAACGCCGCCTCGCCGACCCGGTGACGCTGCTGTCCGCCGGGCAGCGGCAGAGCGTGACGATGCTGATGGCCGGCCTGCGGAA is a genomic window of Pseudofrankia inefficax containing:
- a CDS encoding ABC transporter ATP-binding protein, which gives rise to MLRLDGVRLVHGAGTPTEVVALDHVDLEIPAGQFVTVVGSNGAGKSSLVNVVAGVYRPTRGRVLLGGRDVTRLAVHARAGAVARVFDDPLAGTAPDLSLADNLALAAARGRRRRLSPAVTPGRRAGMREDLAVLGLGLERRLADPVTLLSAGQRQSVTMLMAGLRKPELLLLDEHLAALDPRTRARVLDLTLQMHERLGCASIMITHSMRHAIEVGDRLLVMSRGRVIYDVAGPAKTALTPSDLVDIVSGLGDAPSDRQLLAG